One genomic window of Jatrophihabitans sp. includes the following:
- a CDS encoding DUF3000 domain-containing protein, whose amino-acid sequence MLPDSGIAADGHPAAESSVDADAVPSSAPEPFRTAISTLLATTVRPQARVERIRPPQRLAPWTFAVAVDIFPGPNSSATGQDSATGRLVVLYDPDGSEAWDGEIRLVGYAQADLAADMAGDPLLPAVGWSWLTEALEQRGAEHTAVGGTVTQTTSTRFGDVHGPSSLTQLELRGSWTATSPDLSRHLLAFVDLLCIAAGLPPEGVAVLGDR is encoded by the coding sequence ATGTTGCCCGACTCCGGCATTGCCGCGGACGGCCATCCCGCTGCCGAGAGCAGCGTGGACGCCGACGCGGTGCCGAGCAGCGCCCCGGAACCATTTCGCACCGCCATCAGCACCCTGCTGGCCACCACCGTACGGCCGCAGGCCCGGGTCGAGCGGATCAGGCCACCGCAGCGGCTCGCGCCGTGGACGTTCGCTGTCGCGGTCGACATCTTTCCCGGCCCGAACAGCTCGGCCACCGGCCAGGACTCGGCCACCGGACGGCTGGTGGTGCTCTATGACCCGGACGGCAGTGAGGCGTGGGACGGCGAGATCCGGCTGGTGGGCTACGCCCAGGCCGACCTGGCCGCGGACATGGCCGGGGATCCGCTGCTGCCCGCGGTCGGCTGGAGCTGGCTGACCGAGGCGCTGGAGCAGCGCGGCGCCGAGCACACCGCCGTCGGCGGCACCGTCACCCAGACCACCTCGACCCGGTTCGGCGACGTGCACGGCCCGAGCAGCCTCACCCAGCTCGAACTGCGCGGCTCCTGGACCGCGACCTCGCCCGACCTCTCGCGGCACCTGCTGGCCTTCGTCGACCTGCTCTGCATCGCCGCCGGACTGCCCCCGGAAGGTGTGGCCGTTCTCGGTGACCGCTGA
- a CDS encoding HRDC domain-containing protein gives MTADGMDSDRGAGQDPAAMPDEAAAGDVAPVEVAAVEEPATVLLRTPRDGTPRPLTTPAELAEAAAGLAGGHGSVAIDAERASGYRYSQRAYLVQLRRAGYGTVLIDPIPLPDLSLIDRALADAEWILHAASQDLPCLAELGMRPRRLFDTELAGRLLGSERVALGTMVEQYLGVSLEKGHSAADWSTRPLPADWLNYAALDVELLIELREVLVAELERTGKLAWAEQEFVAVLNAGPPVPRSDPWRRTSGIHNLRSRRQLAMVRSLWQARDRLAAERDVAPGRTLPDAAILAAVKANPKSLSELGKVTIFNGPRQRRLANYWFSALAEGRDAPEDQLPPLAQLSTDPDAMPPPARWREKDPAAALRLAACKQVITEVAAEHQLLSQNLLAGDVIRRLAWRSVSPVTEDSVRARLAELGARSWQVELLAARLATALLAPPPELASADLADPATEPDAVEPEAVEPDAVEPEAVEPDAAEPDAAEPGPTDPAGR, from the coding sequence GTGACCGCTGACGGGATGGATTCCGACCGCGGGGCCGGGCAGGACCCGGCCGCCATGCCCGATGAGGCCGCCGCCGGAGACGTCGCGCCGGTAGAAGTCGCGGCTGTCGAGGAGCCGGCCACGGTGCTGCTGCGCACGCCGCGCGACGGCACCCCCCGACCGCTGACCACGCCTGCCGAACTCGCCGAGGCCGCCGCCGGTCTGGCGGGCGGGCACGGCTCGGTGGCCATCGACGCCGAGCGCGCCTCGGGTTATCGCTACAGCCAGCGGGCCTACCTGGTGCAGCTGCGCCGGGCCGGCTACGGGACGGTGCTGATCGACCCGATCCCGCTGCCCGACCTGAGCCTGATCGACCGGGCGCTGGCCGACGCCGAGTGGATCCTGCACGCCGCCTCGCAGGACCTGCCGTGCCTGGCTGAGCTCGGCATGCGTCCCCGCCGGCTGTTCGACACCGAACTGGCCGGCCGGCTGCTCGGGTCCGAGCGGGTAGCGCTGGGCACCATGGTCGAGCAGTACCTGGGCGTCTCGCTGGAGAAGGGCCACTCCGCGGCGGACTGGTCCACCCGGCCACTGCCGGCGGACTGGCTGAACTACGCCGCCCTGGACGTCGAGCTCCTGATCGAGCTGCGCGAGGTGCTGGTGGCCGAGCTGGAGCGCACCGGCAAGCTGGCCTGGGCCGAGCAGGAGTTCGTGGCGGTGCTGAACGCCGGCCCACCGGTCCCCCGCAGCGATCCGTGGCGGCGCACGTCCGGCATCCACAACCTGCGCAGCCGGCGGCAGCTGGCGATGGTCCGCTCGCTGTGGCAGGCCCGGGACCGGCTGGCTGCCGAGCGCGACGTCGCACCGGGCCGGACACTGCCCGACGCCGCGATCCTGGCCGCGGTCAAGGCGAATCCCAAGAGCCTGTCCGAGCTGGGCAAGGTCACCATCTTCAACGGACCCCGGCAGCGCCGGCTGGCCAACTACTGGTTCAGCGCGCTGGCCGAGGGCCGCGACGCGCCCGAGGACCAGCTGCCGCCGCTGGCCCAGCTGAGCACCGATCCCGACGCCATGCCGCCGCCGGCCCGCTGGCGCGAGAAGGACCCGGCGGCGGCGCTGCGACTGGCCGCCTGCAAGCAGGTGATCACCGAGGTCGCCGCCGAGCACCAGCTGCTCAGCCAGAACCTGCTGGCCGGCGACGTGATCCGCCGGCTGGCCTGGCGCTCGGTCTCGCCGGTGACCGAGGACAGCGTCCGGGCCCGGCTGGCCGAGCTGGGCGCCCGGTCGTGGCAGGTCGAGCTGCTGGCCGCCCGGCTGGCCACCGCGTTGCTCGCCCCGCCGCCCGAGCTGGCTTCGGCTGACCTGGCCGATCCAGCCACGGAGCCAGATGCCGTGGAGCCCGAGGCCGTGGAGCCAGATGCCGTGGAGCCCGAGGCCGTGGAGCCCGATGCCGCGGAACCCGATGCCGCGGAACCAGGCCCCACCGATCCGGCTGGTCGGTAA
- a CDS encoding thiolase family protein — MTQAPAADPAPAPARQQRPARPLRDVVFVDGARTPFGKAGKGMYAETRADDLIVAVIRELLRRHPEISPERIDEVAIAASTQIGDQGLTIGRVAGMLAGLPKTVPGYAIDRMCAGAMTAVTTIAGSIAFGAYDLAIAGGVEHMGRHPMGEGADPNPRFLADKLVSLDALSMGATAENLHDRFPHLTKDRADRYALRSQEKFAKAHAEGRIQPDLVPVAVRSAEQGWGLASKDEPPRPSTTLQDLAALKTPFRPHGRITAGNAAGLNDGATACILASAETAAELGLPVKMTLVGYGFAGVDPEVMGVGPIPSTERALASTGLSIDDIGLFELNEAFAVQVLAFLDHYGIDDDDPRVNPYGGAIALGHPLASSGVRLMTQLARQFAEHPEVRYGLTAMCVGFGQGASVIWENPHYAGENAADKADEHAADKTTENAASNGATL, encoded by the coding sequence GTGACCCAAGCACCCGCCGCTGATCCCGCTCCCGCGCCCGCCCGCCAGCAACGGCCTGCCCGGCCGCTTCGGGACGTGGTCTTCGTCGACGGCGCGCGCACCCCGTTCGGCAAGGCCGGCAAGGGGATGTACGCCGAGACCCGCGCCGACGACCTGATCGTCGCTGTCATCCGCGAGCTGCTGCGCCGGCATCCCGAGATCTCGCCGGAGCGGATCGACGAGGTGGCGATCGCGGCCAGCACCCAGATCGGCGACCAGGGCCTGACCATCGGCCGGGTCGCCGGGATGCTCGCCGGGCTGCCCAAGACGGTGCCCGGCTACGCCATCGACCGGATGTGCGCCGGCGCCATGACCGCGGTCACCACGATCGCCGGCTCCATCGCCTTCGGCGCCTATGACCTGGCCATCGCCGGCGGGGTGGAGCACATGGGCCGCCATCCAATGGGCGAGGGCGCCGACCCGAACCCCAGGTTCCTGGCCGACAAGCTGGTCTCCCTCGACGCGCTGTCGATGGGCGCGACGGCGGAGAACCTGCACGACCGGTTCCCGCACCTGACCAAGGACCGCGCCGACCGCTACGCCCTGCGCAGCCAGGAGAAGTTCGCCAAGGCCCACGCCGAGGGCAGGATCCAGCCGGACCTGGTGCCGGTCGCGGTCCGGTCCGCCGAGCAGGGCTGGGGACTGGCCAGCAAGGACGAGCCGCCCCGCCCGAGCACCACCCTGCAGGACCTGGCCGCTCTGAAGACCCCGTTCCGGCCGCACGGGCGGATCACCGCCGGCAACGCGGCCGGCCTCAACGACGGGGCGACCGCCTGCATCCTGGCCAGCGCCGAGACCGCCGCCGAGCTGGGCCTGCCGGTGAAGATGACCCTGGTGGGCTACGGGTTCGCCGGCGTCGACCCCGAGGTGATGGGGGTCGGCCCGATCCCGTCCACCGAGCGCGCGCTGGCCAGCACCGGCCTGAGCATCGACGACATCGGGCTGTTCGAGCTGAACGAGGCCTTCGCCGTGCAGGTGCTGGCGTTTCTGGACCACTACGGCATCGACGACGACGACCCCCGGGTCAACCCGTACGGCGGGGCCATCGCGCTGGGCCACCCGCTGGCCTCTTCCGGCGTCCGGCTGATGACCCAGCTGGCCCGGCAGTTCGCCGAGCACCCTGAGGTGCGTTATGGCCTGACCGCGATGTGCGTCGGGTTCGGCCAGGGCGCCTCGGTGATCTGGGAGAACCCCCACTACGCCGGCGAGAACGCAGCCGACAAGGCCGACGAGCACGCAGCTGACAAGACCACTGAGAACGCAGCGTCGAACGGAGCCACCCTGTGA
- a CDS encoding 3-hydroxyacyl-CoA dehydrogenase NAD-binding domain-containing protein: MNAPNFADEVITRALVRYLEVPGLAGEFALITLDNGHDHTRPSTFGPAGLRSLSDAVEQIAARSPRVSAVGVTGKPFIFAAGADISGVGLVTERAQALAIAQEGHRVFASIRNLDVPTFAFVNGAALGGGLELALHCDYRTVSTSAAAIALPECFLGLVPGWGGTQLLPNLIGADKAVRVIIENALNQNKMLNPKQATEFGIFDALLDSADFLAESLRWAAKVLDGSTPVQRPEIDRGSGWDAALAKGRAAADARLHGGAPAPYRALELIELARTASFEAGTAAEDETLADLIMSEELRSGLYAFDLVNKRAKRPAGAPDKSLARKITKVGVVGAGLMAGQLALLFVRRLEVPVVLTDLDRERLDKGVGYVHGEIDALLGKGRVSQDKANRLKALVTGSLTKDAFADADFVIEAVFEELSVKKAVFAELEQHLAPEAILATNTSSLSITEMAADLRHPERVVGFHFFNPVAVLPLLEIVRGAKTDDASLATAFAVARTLKKSAVLVSDAPAFVVNRLLTRFLGEVTAAVDEGTPIEVADRALAPLGLPMSPFVLLALVGPAVALHVAETMHAAFGDRYPVSENLRRLVEAKKSGVYVWDSGSPEVDPEVARLFEFGDRPCTEEQVRDRALTALAQEIDLMLADGVVAEPQDIDLCMLLGSGWPFHLGGVTPYLDRQGYSEKVRGSRFLASGIASVPDA, translated from the coding sequence GTGAACGCGCCGAACTTCGCCGACGAGGTCATCACCCGGGCCCTGGTCCGCTATCTCGAGGTGCCCGGGCTGGCCGGTGAGTTCGCGCTGATCACCCTGGACAACGGCCACGACCACACCCGGCCGTCCACGTTCGGCCCGGCCGGGCTGCGCTCGCTCTCGGATGCGGTGGAGCAGATCGCTGCCCGCTCGCCCAGGGTCAGCGCCGTCGGGGTCACCGGCAAGCCGTTCATCTTCGCGGCCGGCGCCGACATCTCCGGCGTCGGGCTGGTCACCGAGCGGGCCCAGGCGCTGGCTATCGCCCAAGAGGGGCACCGGGTCTTCGCCAGCATCAGGAACCTCGACGTCCCCACCTTCGCCTTCGTCAACGGCGCGGCGTTGGGCGGTGGCCTGGAGCTGGCGCTGCACTGCGACTACCGGACGGTCTCGACCTCGGCGGCGGCGATCGCCCTTCCCGAGTGCTTCCTGGGGCTGGTGCCGGGCTGGGGCGGGACCCAGCTGCTGCCCAACCTGATCGGCGCCGACAAGGCCGTCCGGGTGATCATCGAGAACGCGCTGAACCAGAACAAGATGCTCAACCCCAAGCAGGCCACCGAGTTCGGCATCTTCGACGCCCTGCTGGACTCGGCGGACTTTCTCGCCGAGTCGCTGCGCTGGGCGGCGAAGGTGCTCGACGGCTCGACTCCGGTCCAACGGCCCGAGATCGACCGCGGCTCCGGCTGGGACGCCGCCCTGGCCAAGGGCCGGGCAGCAGCGGACGCCAGGCTGCACGGCGGCGCCCCGGCGCCCTACCGCGCGCTGGAGCTGATCGAGCTGGCCCGGACGGCGAGCTTCGAAGCCGGCACCGCGGCCGAGGACGAAACGCTGGCGGACCTGATCATGAGCGAAGAGCTGCGTAGCGGCCTGTACGCCTTCGACCTGGTCAACAAGCGCGCCAAGCGGCCGGCCGGCGCGCCGGACAAGTCGCTGGCCCGCAAGATCACCAAGGTGGGTGTGGTCGGCGCCGGGTTGATGGCCGGCCAGCTGGCGCTGCTGTTCGTCCGCCGGCTCGAGGTGCCGGTGGTGCTCACCGACCTCGACCGCGAGCGGCTGGACAAGGGCGTCGGCTACGTGCACGGCGAGATCGACGCCCTGCTGGGCAAGGGAAGGGTCAGCCAGGACAAGGCCAACCGGCTCAAGGCGCTGGTCACCGGCTCGCTGACCAAGGACGCCTTCGCCGACGCGGACTTCGTGATCGAGGCGGTCTTCGAGGAGCTGTCGGTCAAGAAGGCGGTCTTCGCCGAGCTGGAGCAGCACCTGGCCCCCGAGGCGATCCTGGCGACCAACACCTCGTCGCTGTCGATCACCGAGATGGCGGCCGATCTGCGCCATCCCGAGCGGGTGGTGGGTTTCCACTTCTTCAACCCGGTCGCGGTGCTGCCGCTGCTGGAGATCGTCCGGGGCGCCAAGACCGACGACGCGTCGCTGGCGACGGCGTTCGCGGTGGCCAGGACGCTGAAGAAGTCCGCGGTGCTGGTCTCCGACGCCCCCGCCTTCGTGGTGAACCGGCTGCTGACCCGCTTCCTGGGCGAGGTCACCGCCGCCGTGGACGAGGGCACCCCGATCGAGGTCGCCGACCGCGCGCTGGCGCCGCTGGGCCTGCCGATGTCACCGTTCGTGCTGCTGGCCCTGGTCGGGCCGGCCGTCGCGCTGCACGTCGCCGAGACCATGCACGCGGCCTTCGGCGATCGCTACCCGGTGTCTGAGAACCTGCGCCGGCTGGTGGAAGCCAAGAAGTCCGGCGTCTACGTCTGGGACTCCGGCAGCCCCGAGGTCGACCCGGAGGTGGCGCGGCTGTTCGAGTTCGGGGACCGGCCCTGCACTGAGGAGCAGGTGCGCGACCGGGCGCTGACCGCGCTGGCGCAGGAGATCGACCTGATGCTGGCCGACGG